The following nucleotide sequence is from Vanrija pseudolonga chromosome 4, complete sequence.
TTCCTCCTTTAACAACCCAGTCGTTTACAAGACAACTTGTAATCACCACCTCTTCCCTTAATCCCCCTCACATCCAGCAAGCCCTCAACAGCGGCCACTACCCTCGacccaacaacaacatccaCAACGTGAGTGACGAGCAAACACCCAGACTACAAATGCATACACTTTATGCCAGCGATTTGAACCACCTTCCACGCTGTCGCCACCCCGTTCCCATCTCTCCCTCTCTTTGTTGCATCCTGCTAACCACACACATCTCTTGTCAACCAACTCGGTGtcccacccatccacccacccactacCCCGCACCAATGCCACAAACAACAGTTTCACAATCCCTACAAGCAACATGTCCGTTTCGTACGAAGAGATggaggccaagcgccaggAGGTGAGCACCACGACCCATTCCCCAGCGAGCCCAAACCTTTCCCATTCAATCCACCGTGGCTGGTAGGGAGCAAGGAGAGCCTGGCTGGAGGGAAGGACTCTCCCCACCCAGGCCAGCCTGGGCCatgccacctccaccacgcccaaCCAAACATCCCAACTGTTTCGTCACTGGCCCagtccacctccactttccgccaaccccacccaccaaTGCCACCATCACAATCACCATGCATACACTACCCTGTGCATCATCTCTAACACAACCCAGATGGTCGCCTCCTTCAAGGAGATCGCTAGCGCCATGACCCGCTGCGTCGCCATCATTGAGGACTATGCCAGACTGTCGCCCTCGACCCtcaccaccactgccgctctcgctgccgtcgagaacggtgcgctcgccctcggcgcccttgaggctgtcgccggcggcaagaagcagcgcgtcaagaaggagaagaagcccaAGGACCCCAACGCCCCCAAGCGTCCTCCCTCGGCCTACCTCCTTTTCCAGAACGACGTTCGTGAGAGCATCCGCCAGGCCAACCCCGGCATGCCCTACAAGGAGATTCTGAGCGTCATTGCCAACCGCTGGAAGGACCTCTCGGACTCGCAGCGCAAGGTGAGTTTCTAAGCGTTCCGCAAAAGCTGACCCCCAGGTCTACGAGGATGCCTACAAcgacgccaccacccagttccgtgccgccgacgaggcctACAAGGTGCGTAGTGTAACCTTGGGATCCTAGACATGAGCTGACGTTGTAGACCCTTGGTGTGCCCGCCACCCTTGCCGGCGTTGCCGACTctgacgaggacgacgacactgaCGCGACTGTGAGTATCACAATAATCGGCCTCGGTGACTCATCTAACCTTCACAGCCTCCCCCTGCCCCCAAGCCCGCAGCTGTCACCCCTACGCCCAAGAAGGGCGACAAGAAGCGCAAAAAGGATGACGCTCCTGTCACCCCtgttgtcgacgccggcgcggacaaGAAGGTTAGTTGTTTTGGgctcgcgacctcgacccagctgacacccgcccagaaggccaagaagaagtAAACTTCTTTGACTTTGCTATTGTTCTCCCTTCTTGGTCGTCTCTCTGTCTACGGGTGTAGCGTTGTGTGCGgtgtcgtgtgtgtgtcgaAAAGTGTGACGAGCGTGATGTGAGCCGAGTCGGTGTTATACCCCGTCTTCCTTCCTCCCCAACCACCATCGTTAATAGTATCTCTCTCCTCTCTCCTCTCTCCACCTTCGCCTTTTGATTTGTCTATTGCCCTATTCTATCCCCGTTTTTGCAATAAGCGATTTTAAACCTAGAGTGCGATTAACGCTCAACGCTCTCTCTGTTGGTAGTCGTTGACCCCATGCATAAAGTGGTGTCAGTGTATGTTGTGTGGTGCGCATTGTGTTTGAGGCTAGTTGCACTTGCGCAGTAGAGTGTGACTCTTGCTTGTATTGTTTCCGGGTCACGGGTCAgtggggtggtggctgcTTTTGGATTTGCCGGGGTGCGTCATTGTGCGTCCAGccaggaggcggcggcggcgcggcggagcggcggcggggcgagtcAGGTGCCCACCCCCTGTCCCaatctcgccgccgcgccaaaTAGCTCCCCCTCTCGccctcccccttcccttGTCCCTCCCCTGCCTTCGCTCTCTCatccccgccaccgccgccgccgcccattctcaccaacccaccaccggcgcgcaGTCACTGTCGACTCACTTCTCACACACTATCCATCTCTACATCTTCCTTGTTTCTTCTCCATCTACCCATCGCACCCTCACTTATATTCATACATCCATAATGGAGTCGCTAATGCTGGGGGCATACCCAATCCCAGTATTCTCAAAACAAGACCAGGGCGGatcgcgacctcgaccaccaccgtCATCGTCAGTCCCCCAATCCACAAACAGACCACGACAGTCAGAGCCTGCAGGCAGCCGTCCATCCACCTCCCAACAAGACTCGACCGATGCCGCACAAGCAAGGAAGAAGAAGCATCGCCGATCAGAagggcagcagcacaacAGCCCCTTCCAGGCAGGTGGCAGGGACGGGCCGTTCGTGCGGCCGGCCATTCCACGCGACCTCGTGCCCGCCGCAAGCCAGCGCACACAGTCTCCGGCGGCATACTCGCCATCTCGCCCTACACAGCCTCCGTCTTCCCTCCCCACTGCATCGAGACCCTCACTCGCAGCCACCGCCCTCGCACTGGCCGAGGggcagcgcaaggccgaAAAGGCTGAACGCAAGCGAGTCCGTGCGGAGCGGAGGGAAAAGCGCAAGAGCAAGCGCGAagccaaggccgcgcgccgcgagagCCAGGGACATGCCGAGTCGTTGCAAgccgcagccagcagcgacgccgagccctcCGAGCCCCCGACACCCAAGAAGCCCAAGGAGAAGAAACGCAAGTCGGAGGCCGTTGAGCAGCAGGTCGACACGTCGCACGCTGCCGCACCTACCGCGCCCTTCGAGCTCTtcagcgccggcgtgcgcgtaGGCTCTGGAGGGGTTGACGCGCGCCCGGAGAAGAAaaagaagaaggacaaggaggagaagcgcaagaGCACGCCTGCCGGACCATCCCACCAGCCGGAACCGGAAACGATCACCGACTGGCGCTTCGACTCGCCCCCAACATCGGCGCTCCGCGGCACATtagaggacgacgatgcgccGCCGTTCAGCCTCGGGGCAGCTTCCGCAGCGCCGGCACGTCCTGGCTTCGGCGGTCACAGGCCtcgggcgagcgagccggtccgcgtcgccgagccgctgCTTCGCGCGCGCACGTACTGGGAGCCGAGGCAGTCTCTTCCGGCACAAGCCAACAAGGAGAGCgatgaggagctcgagcttccCGCTGTTACGAAGGTTGCCGAGAAGCAGGCGACTAgggacaagggcaagggcaaggagaaggctgccgacgcggccaagTCGACCACCGTACCCGCTGTGTCCGAGATTGTCACTGCCGCCCCTCAGGAGAAGAcaaagggcaaggagaaggctACCGCCAAGgggaaggagaaggccgtcgacaagggcaaggagaacGAGGTGCCCGAGATGATCGAGGCGCCGGAGACGGTGAGCGCACCGGTGATCCCGGAGAGAGGCAGAAGGAAGGTCGTCGAGTCTGCCGCGGCGAAGGCTACGGACAAGGCCGCACCCGTCGAGAAGGTGCAGCGCGCTACAAGAGGCAGAAACATCGCCGCAGATGTCGTCCCCTCGAGCCAACCTTCAGAGCgtgaggaggccgaggtcgctcTGCCCACCGTCGCGACTCCGGCCGAGCCCCCGACTCCCCGGACTACACGCAGAACGGTGGCCGCTGCAGCTTCCGCGTCAGCAcctccggcggcggctggacCAGTCGGCAAAGTTGTCAGGACCAAGAGCTTGAGCGGTGCTCAGCGCGGCGCACCGACCTACGTTCCGCCCGAAGTcgctgccgaggtcgccaccatcaccgacgtcgacgtcttCGCTAAGCGCCAGACTGCACGCTTCTACCTTACGGTTCCCGGAGCCAACGACAAGGTGTCGTTCGAGCCGGCACTGGGCAAGCGTACCCGCGAGAAGCAGCAGACGGACGATGAACTCCGCTCCctgctcgccaacgaggaAGATATGTTCGACTTTTTGGCGTCCAAGTGGATGTCGATTGCAGAGCTGCAGCGCCTCGAAGCGGAAGGCAGTAAGTGGAGCTGGGAAACGAACAGAGGTGCATCAGCTAACTTGCCAGTTCTAAAATACCGGCGTGGCAAGTTCCTGCAATCTGAGCTGGCTGCCATTCACAGCGGTCTCGAGGCTTTCCGAAGGGTGAGTGTTATTTGGCGATGGATGGCTGACCCACCAGGAAAACAATCTCGACCGTGAAGGCCTCCGGGAGATCATTCTAGGCAAGGGGTTGCAGAGTGAGCGCGCCAAGTATCCTCGATTCTTCCCCGAGATTGCGCGATTGTGCCCCGGCCGCCCTGTCCGCTACGTCAAGGAGTGCATCAAGCGTCTATATGATCCGCGTGCTCACAAGGGCCCTTGGACCGAAGCGGAGGACAGAGAGCTCCTTCGGTAGGTGATGTAGGCTGGTGTCGCTGACATTGCTGCAGACTTTACGAGGCACACCCCCGTCAGTGGGTCACGATCGCCGAGACGATCGGCCGCACAGAGACCGACTGCCGTGATCGCTACGATGGCCAGCTTATGTTCAAGGGCAAGATTGAGCAGGGCGCGTGGAGTGCCGAGGAGTCGcagaagctcgtcgagatTATCACCGCAGtgcacgccgagcttggcTGGGACCTCTCTGCCCGGGACACTCCCTGGGAGGTGGTTTCGCAGCGCTTCGGCGGAACGCGTAGTGCCACACAGTGCCGGAAGAAATGGTTAGTTTAAAGATCATCGGCCGAGCGAACCGAACTGACACCTCCCAGGGCAGACCACCTCAGCACTCGTGTCATCAACGGCAAGatcctcgacaaggccagCGTCGACCCAGCGCTGGTGATCAAGACTCTCCGTGATCTCGACCTCCACCACGAGTACGACATCAACTGGCCTGATGTGCTCAAGGTACTGCCTGTGGGCTACACTCTTGTGCATGTGCGCGGACAATGGGATCGCTGGGCACGAtcggctggcggcgagaCACGCGCTCAGCTGTCCTTGTCTGGTGGGTGTTGGACTAGGAGGCCTTGCTGACCACCAGAACTCCTCAACCGAATCGAGAAGTTGTACGAGCCCCGAGGCGAACTCACTCTCAGCGATGAGCGCCAAGTGAAGAAGAGGGCCACTCGCGAGAAGAACAAGGAGACGGGCCAGGGAacggaggccgaggagggcagaCGCCAGCGCAAGGAGGATCCCGCTGCCGTGGCCGAGAAGCAGGCGGCTGCagaggccaaggctgcggctgcagaggccaaggcggctgCAACTGCCGAGCGGAAGAGGCTGGCGGCTGAACGCAagacggcggccgaggagaaaAAGAAGGCGActgccgagaagaaggctcaagcggccgagaagaaggcccaagcggccgagaagaagcgcgtcgaggcggagaaGCGCGAGAAGCGCAAGTCAAACGCCAAGAGCGCCGAGTTTGTCGAGAGTGATGTGGAAGACggtgcggaggaggagggcgcggaTGTTGaagacgaggtcgatgaggtggaggctgccgaggaggcggtcgaggaggaggtggaagaggaggtggacgagctggaccCGACGCCAGTGGCCACGCCTCGCGcaaccccgacgccgagcaagCGCGTGAAGCGCGACGCCTCTGCCattgaggacgacgacgagggtacggcggcgcgcagagTGACGACGTACAAGCGTACGCGCTCTGGGCGGGCGTAGGGTTGTGGTTTGTTTACTTAATGCATATTAGGAGTCGCATAGTCGCCACTTTTTGTTTGTGGGCGGGATCAAAACAGCCCAAGTCATTTGCCACTTAAAAGTTGAGAACTGGACGTCATCGTTGAGGACCATCATCCGCATCGCAGCATCGTCAACAACTACAAACGCTCGCCAATGCTAGGCCTAAGAGCCGCCGCGACAAGCGCATCGCGGGTGGTACCGCGAGCGCGGTACGACTTGCTCGTACTCGACGCGCGGCCCAACTCGACCTCTGCGTCGGCTTCACCACCCCCTCCTGCCCCCGATCCCCCCGACCCCTCGGCCCCAAAGACGCACTCGACAAACCCGACCGTAACGGACGCATACCTCACGGTACGCCAAGTGCgctccctcctccgcccgGACAGGGGCGACCCACCAGCCCGAGCACAGATGGCGCTGaagctcgcgcacgcgcatcTCAGctacgcgcgcgacgtgctttctccgagctcgagctcgtcgtcttcgcgCCAGACGACGTACCACGCCCTGCTTGCGGCCTTCCTGTCCCACCCGCACGGCACGCAGCCAGCCATCTCCCTCCTCGAGCGTATGATGGAGGAAAATCCCACTCTATCCGCCGACACGCtggacctcgtcctcgactcGGGCGTGCTAGACTCTGCCGAGGGACGACGCCTCC
It contains:
- the nhp6 gene encoding Non-histone chromosomal protein 6 yields the protein MSVSYEEMEAKRQEMVASFKEIASAMTRCVAIIEDYARLSPSTLTTTAALAAVENGALALGALEAVAGGKKQRVKKEKKPKDPNAPKRPPSAYLLFQNDVRESIRQANPGMPYKEILSVIANRWKDLSDSQRKVYEDAYNDATTQFRAADEAYKTLGVPATLAGVADSDEDDDTDATPPPAPKPAAVTPTPKKGDKKRKKDDAPVTPVVDAGADKKKAKKK
- the DMTF1 gene encoding Cyclin-D-binding Myb-like transcription factor 1 — protein: MPHKQGRRSIADQKGSSTTAPSRQVAGTGPTALALAEGQRKAEKAERKRVRAERREKRKSKREAKAARRESQGHAESLQAAASSDAEPSEPPTPKKPKEKKRKSEAVEQQVDTSHAAAPTAPFELFSAGVRVGSGGVDARPEKKKKKDKEEKRKSTPAGPSHQPEPETITDWRFDSPPTSALRGTLEDDDAPPFSLGAASAAPARPGFGGHRPRASEPVRVAEPLLRARTYWEPRQSLPAQANKESDEELELPAVTKVAEKQATRDKGKGKEKAADAAKSTTVPAVSEIVTAAPQEKTKGKEKATAKGKEKAVDKGKENEVPEMIEAPETVSAPVIPERGRRKVVESAAAKATDKAAPVEKVQRATRGRNIAADVVPSSQPSEREEAEVALPTVATPAEPPTPRTTRRTVAAAASASAPPAAAGPVGKVVRTKSLSGAQRGAPTYVPPEVAAEVATITDVDVFAKRQTARFYLTVPGANDKVSFEPALGKRTREKQQTDDELRSLLANEEDMFDFLASKWMSIAELQRLEAEGILKYRRGKFLQSELAAIHSGLEAFRRENNLDREGLREIILGKGLQSERAKYPRFFPEIARLCPGRPVRYVKECIKRLYDPRAHKGPWTEAEDRELLRLYEAHPRQWVTIAETIGRTETDCRDRYDGQLMFKGKIEQGAWSAEESQKLVEIITAVHAELGWDLSARDTPWEVVSQRFGGTRSATQCRKKWADHLSTRVINGKILDKASVDPALVIKTLRDLDLHHEYDINWPDVLKVLPVGYTLVHVRGQWDRWARSAGGETRAQLSLSELLNRIEKLYEPRGELTLSDERQVKKRATREKNKETGQGTEAEEGRRQRKEDPAAVAEKQAAAEAKAAAAEAKAAATAERKRLAAERKTAAEEKKKATAEKKAQAAEKKAQAAEKKRVEAEKREKRKSNAKSAEFVESDVEDGAEEEGADVEDEVDEVEAAEEAVEEEVEEEVDELDPTPVATPRATPTPSKRVKRDASAIEDDDEGTAARRVTTYKRTRSGRA